From the genome of Geobacter sp. SVR, one region includes:
- a CDS encoding zf-TFIIB domain-containing protein yields MKCPVCSTANLVMSERQGIEIDYCPECRGVWLDRGELDKIIERSINPQEAPAHRTAPVQQPYYQQPEHLHGHYHGNKPYRKKSFLEELFD; encoded by the coding sequence ATGAAATGTCCCGTCTGTAGCACTGCCAATCTCGTCATGTCGGAGCGCCAGGGGATCGAGATCGACTACTGCCCCGAATGCCGGGGAGTATGGCTCGACCGCGGAGAACTGGACAAGATCATCGAGCGTTCCATCAATCCGCAGGAAGCGCCTGCACACCGGACAGCGCCGGTACAACAACCTTATTATCAGCAACCGGAACACCTTCATGGCCACTATCACGGAAACAAGCCTTACCGGAAGAAGTCATTTCTGGAAGAGCTGTTCGACTGA
- the rnk gene encoding nucleoside diphosphate kinase regulator, whose protein sequence is MKARNNSSRQIFITDFDLERLEELIETTSRNSSRDGRYLHELEQELTKAEVVTPAGIPPDVITMNSRVCLRDMESGEDLIYTLVFPGDADLENNRISVLAPIGTAMIGYRTGDTITWQVPGGTRRFKVRKVLYQPEAAGDYHL, encoded by the coding sequence ATGAAAGCACGGAACAACAGCAGCAGGCAGATCTTCATTACGGATTTCGATCTGGAACGACTGGAGGAACTTATCGAAACCACGAGCCGCAATTCCTCCCGTGACGGAAGATATCTGCATGAACTGGAACAGGAGCTGACAAAGGCGGAAGTGGTGACACCCGCCGGCATCCCTCCCGACGTGATCACCATGAACTCCCGGGTCTGCCTGCGGGACATGGAATCGGGAGAAGATCTGATCTATACGCTCGTCTTCCCGGGGGATGCCGATCTGGAGAACAACAGGATTTCAGTGCTCGCCCCGATCGGGACAGCCATGATCGGTTACCGTACCGGTGACACGATAACCTGGCAGGTTCCCGGGGGCACGAGGAGGTTCAAGGTAAGGAAGGTTCTTTATCAGCCGGAAGCCGCCGGGGACTATCATTTGTAG
- a CDS encoding LA_2272 family surface repeat-containing protein yields MKRFETLILVMCLSLCAFSAYAAEQTPLQLSLVNPVQLFQEETTVKGLRVNLIYGVNKEVQGVDYGLINRTTGTTQGAQLGVFPFGGVNLTENLYGVQFGGVFGGVNIAGEEVKGVQFSGIFGGVNTAGNVSGAQLAGIIGGINRAKDVTGVQIAGTYLGINLANNVTGVQVGTVYNQAATVEGLQLGLVNVCDKMRGIQIGLVNVIKDGPLPFFPVVNGSF; encoded by the coding sequence ATGAAGCGATTTGAAACTCTGATTCTTGTCATGTGCCTTTCGTTATGTGCTTTTTCAGCGTATGCAGCCGAGCAGACGCCACTTCAATTGTCCCTTGTAAATCCGGTTCAGCTGTTTCAGGAGGAAACAACGGTCAAGGGCCTGCGGGTAAACCTGATATATGGCGTCAATAAAGAGGTGCAAGGCGTGGACTACGGTCTGATCAACAGGACAACGGGCACGACCCAGGGTGCACAGCTGGGAGTTTTCCCCTTCGGTGGGGTCAACCTGACAGAAAACCTCTACGGTGTGCAGTTCGGCGGTGTGTTCGGCGGCGTCAACATTGCCGGTGAAGAAGTGAAGGGAGTGCAGTTTTCAGGCATATTCGGGGGTGTCAATACGGCGGGAAATGTCAGCGGAGCACAGCTTGCCGGTATCATCGGCGGAATAAACAGAGCCAAGGATGTGACCGGCGTGCAGATTGCCGGGACGTATCTGGGCATCAATCTGGCGAACAACGTGACCGGCGTTCAGGTGGGGACGGTATATAACCAGGCGGCAACAGTTGAGGGGCTTCAGCTGGGGCTGGTGAACGTGTGTGATAAGATGCGCGGCATTCAGATCGGGCTGGTTAACGTCATAAAGGATGGTCCGCTGCCGTTTTTCCCGGTGGTCAATGGAAGTTTTTAG
- a CDS encoding AI-2E family transporter produces the protein MQGYVAISYLLAIAAVVLVLKFHLLPAVIAGLAVYVLTLKLARYLPRNMNRFAHKVALAVVALAVITGLTGAGTAIWSLIGSSHGIAALLTKVVDTLGSLRPTLPESVAEVLPTSIEGLRQQLMEMIGMHARKISAVGMESFKVVAHVLLGMVVGGMTAVHHFREHTSAPPFLGALRARLRRLTTAFDKVVFAQVKISGFNTALTALYLLVVLPLFDIHLPMAMLLVLLTFAVGLLPVLGNLVSNTVIFIISLGVSPMVAVSSLLFLIMIHKAEYFMNARIVGHEVQATAWELLIAMLLMEAMFGIGGLIAAPVIYAWTKAEVKEQGLI, from the coding sequence ATGCAGGGATATGTCGCTATAAGTTATCTGTTGGCCATAGCCGCCGTTGTACTCGTTCTCAAGTTCCACCTGTTGCCGGCGGTGATTGCGGGGCTTGCCGTGTATGTGCTGACATTGAAGCTCGCCCGTTACCTTCCGCGGAACATGAACCGTTTCGCTCACAAGGTCGCCCTGGCGGTCGTGGCGCTCGCCGTCATAACCGGCCTGACCGGAGCCGGCACCGCCATCTGGTCTCTGATCGGCAGCAGCCACGGTATTGCCGCACTGTTGACCAAGGTGGTAGACACCCTCGGCAGCCTGCGCCCAACCCTGCCGGAGTCGGTTGCCGAAGTACTACCGACCTCCATCGAGGGGCTCCGGCAGCAACTGATGGAGATGATCGGCATGCATGCCCGCAAAATATCGGCAGTGGGCATGGAGAGCTTCAAGGTCGTGGCTCATGTGCTCCTGGGCATGGTAGTGGGGGGGATGACCGCCGTGCACCATTTCAGGGAGCATACCTCGGCTCCCCCCTTTCTCGGAGCCTTGCGCGCCCGGCTCAGGAGGCTGACCACCGCCTTTGACAAGGTGGTCTTCGCCCAGGTGAAGATATCGGGGTTCAACACCGCCCTGACCGCCCTTTACCTGCTGGTTGTGCTGCCGCTATTCGACATCCATCTTCCCATGGCCATGCTGCTGGTGTTGCTTACCTTTGCCGTGGGGCTGCTTCCCGTGCTGGGCAATCTCGTGTCCAATACCGTCATCTTCATCATCAGCCTGGGCGTGTCCCCCATGGTGGCGGTGTCCTCACTGCTGTTTCTGATAATGATCCACAAGGCGGAATATTTCATGAACGCCCGGATTGTCGGACATGAGGTGCAGGCAACCGCGTGGGAACTCCTGATCGCCATGCTGCTCATGGAGGCGATGTTCGGCATCGGCGGTCTGATCGCGGCGCCGGTGATATATGCCTGGACAAAGGCGGAGGTCAAGGAGCAAGGGCTCATATGA
- a CDS encoding TetR/AcrR family transcriptional regulator yields MGFRERRQQHKEQFKMEILEAALDLFSQEGYANFSMRRLAARIEYSPTTIYLYFRDKDDLLFHICENFYSILLQDMLEIRSKGGAPEQILKVVLRNYIHYGLSHPELYKVVFFSNPQLYGPPEHFLSRDTMSLRNWRNICEILDDCMASGVFRKMDSHTLAIVFWSAIHGLISGLIFTKDFPMPDPEMLTDMLLDGLFRGYRR; encoded by the coding sequence ATGGGATTCAGGGAGCGGCGGCAACAGCATAAGGAACAGTTCAAGATGGAGATACTGGAAGCGGCACTGGACCTGTTTTCCCAGGAGGGCTATGCCAACTTTTCCATGCGCAGGCTGGCGGCCAGGATCGAGTACTCTCCCACGACCATTTACCTGTATTTCCGCGACAAGGACGATCTGCTGTTCCACATCTGCGAGAATTTCTATTCGATACTGCTGCAGGACATGCTGGAAATCCGGAGCAAGGGGGGGGCGCCGGAACAGATACTGAAGGTTGTGTTGCGGAATTATATCCATTACGGCCTGTCCCACCCCGAGCTGTACAAGGTGGTTTTCTTTTCCAACCCCCAACTCTACGGCCCGCCGGAGCATTTCCTGTCCCGCGATACCATGTCGCTCCGCAATTGGCGGAACATCTGCGAGATCCTGGATGACTGCATGGCGAGCGGCGTGTTCCGGAAGATGGACAGCCATACCCTTGCCATTGTGTTCTGGAGCGCCATACACGGCCTGATCTCCGGCCTGATCTTTACCAAGGATTTCCCCATGCCGGACCCGGAGATGCTGACGGACATGCTGCTTGACGGATTGTTCAGGGGCTACCGGCGCTGA
- a CDS encoding DUF2917 domain-containing protein: MEYVLGKGEVISVAASAGNQTIQVVAGEIWLTRSGDSRDYILRRANRFSIAPAESVVLEALEEASFTLVPAEATAPARLILHVPPAVLHKA; the protein is encoded by the coding sequence ATGGAATATGTGCTCGGAAAAGGGGAAGTCATCAGCGTGGCTGCATCTGCCGGCAATCAGACCATTCAGGTGGTTGCAGGGGAGATCTGGCTCACCAGGTCAGGGGATTCTCGGGACTACATTCTGAGGCGGGCCAACCGTTTTTCCATTGCCCCTGCGGAGTCGGTCGTTCTGGAAGCACTGGAAGAGGCATCCTTTACGCTCGTCCCGGCCGAGGCCACGGCACCGGCACGCCTGATCCTTCACGTACCCCCTGCTGTTCTGCACAAGGCGTGA
- a CDS encoding ribbon-helix-helix protein, CopG family, translating to MRYIGKQLKQETRKRRLPEKTLDNVISLRISDQEKRKLERVVKKTSKNMSDIMREAINLWINKRDRLCLD from the coding sequence ATGCGCTACATCGGGAAACAACTGAAGCAGGAGACCAGAAAGCGGCGTCTGCCGGAAAAGACCCTCGACAACGTGATTTCATTGCGCATCAGCGATCAGGAGAAGCGGAAGCTGGAGCGGGTCGTAAAGAAAACCTCGAAAAACATGTCCGACATCATGCGGGAGGCCATAAACCTCTGGATCAACAAGAGGGACAGACTCTGCCTGGATTGA
- the htpX gene encoding zinc metalloprotease HtpX — MNRIKTFFLLSLLTVLMVLMGNAIGGKSGMMLAFLMASAMNFFSYWFSDKIVLKMYGAREVSADDAPLFHGMIARLAERAGLPMPRVYIIPDPSPNAFATGRNPHHAAVAATEGILRILSPEELEGVMAHELAHVRNRDILVGTIAATFAGAISMLGNMLQWGAMLGAGRNDDEDKGVGSMVGSLAMAIIAPLAAMLIQMAVSRSREYLADASGAAICGNPRALANALRKLHSTSLLLPMADARPATAHLFIVNPLTGGSLLSLFSTHPPMEDRIARLEAMGL, encoded by the coding sequence ATGAACCGCATCAAGACATTCTTCCTGCTTTCTCTGCTTACCGTCCTCATGGTTCTCATGGGGAACGCCATCGGCGGCAAATCCGGCATGATGCTGGCCTTTCTCATGGCCTCGGCCATGAACTTCTTCTCCTACTGGTTTTCCGACAAGATCGTGCTGAAAATGTACGGTGCCCGTGAGGTTTCGGCCGACGACGCCCCCCTGTTTCATGGAATGATTGCACGCCTGGCAGAGCGGGCCGGCCTGCCCATGCCCCGGGTTTATATCATCCCCGACCCGTCCCCCAATGCCTTTGCCACCGGGCGCAACCCGCACCACGCCGCCGTGGCCGCCACCGAAGGCATCCTGCGCATTCTCTCTCCGGAAGAGCTGGAAGGGGTCATGGCCCACGAACTGGCTCACGTACGGAACCGGGACATCCTGGTGGGAACCATTGCCGCCACCTTTGCCGGCGCCATATCCATGCTCGGCAACATGCTGCAGTGGGGCGCCATGCTCGGAGCGGGACGCAACGATGACGAGGACAAAGGAGTCGGCAGCATGGTCGGTTCCCTGGCCATGGCCATCATCGCCCCCCTTGCCGCCATGCTGATCCAGATGGCGGTCTCCCGCTCCCGCGAGTACCTGGCCGACGCTTCCGGCGCCGCCATCTGCGGCAATCCCCGGGCCCTTGCCAATGCCCTGCGCAAATTGCACAGTACTTCCCTCCTGCTGCCCATGGCCGATGCCCGTCCGGCAACTGCCCATCTGTTCATCGTCAATCCCCTGACCGGTGGCAGCCTGCTGTCGCTTTTCTCCACCCATCCCCCCATGGAAGACCGCATTGCCCGCCTGGAGGCGATGGGGCTCTGA
- a CDS encoding GlxA family transcriptional regulator → MKAHNTDRAVDDTARTIAIVIYDGCEILDATAPVEVFEMANRILSDQGAPAGYRMVLVAEQAGHVATSSGVRLVADHRFGSADGIDTLIVAGSPDEPLYRAVANETLVGYLRDFGPRVRRLVSVCAGAFILAEAGMLDGRRATTHWMDAERLAQEYPSIRVEPDAIFVRDGSIATSAGVTAGLDLALALVEEDFGKRLALAVARRLVMYLKRPGGQTQFSTHLRNQMVNGGSLSAALTWLESNFRRKISVVDLAERACMSPRNFARTFLRETHTTPARYIEQLRLEHAVRLLEDTTQPLAVIAAECGFASTEQLRRAFHRNFGIGPAEYRERF, encoded by the coding sequence ATGAAAGCACACAATACCGACAGAGCCGTTGACGATACGGCACGGACCATCGCGATCGTCATCTATGACGGCTGCGAGATCCTCGATGCAACCGCACCGGTGGAAGTGTTCGAAATGGCCAACCGTATCCTGTCCGATCAGGGCGCACCAGCGGGGTACCGGATGGTGCTGGTTGCGGAACAGGCCGGCCACGTTGCCACCTCTTCGGGGGTGCGCCTGGTGGCTGACCACCGCTTCGGCTCCGCAGACGGAATCGACACCCTGATCGTTGCCGGAAGTCCGGATGAGCCCCTGTATCGTGCCGTGGCAAACGAAACCCTGGTCGGCTACCTCAGGGACTTCGGCCCGCGGGTGCGCCGGCTGGTATCCGTGTGCGCCGGGGCATTCATTCTTGCCGAAGCGGGCATGCTCGACGGCCGCCGCGCCACCACCCACTGGATGGATGCGGAACGCCTGGCACAAGAATATCCGTCGATTCGGGTGGAGCCGGACGCCATATTCGTGCGGGACGGCTCCATTGCCACCTCGGCGGGCGTGACCGCCGGACTCGATCTTGCACTTGCCCTGGTCGAAGAGGATTTCGGCAAACGACTCGCCCTTGCCGTTGCCCGCCGGCTGGTCATGTATCTCAAACGGCCGGGTGGTCAAACCCAGTTCAGCACCCATCTCCGCAATCAGATGGTCAACGGTGGTTCCTTATCCGCCGCCCTCACCTGGCTGGAGAGCAATTTCCGGCGCAAAATCAGCGTCGTGGATCTCGCGGAACGGGCATGCATGAGTCCTCGGAATTTTGCCCGTACGTTTCTCCGTGAAACCCATACGACGCCGGCACGATATATCGAACAGCTCCGGCTGGAACATGCTGTTCGCCTGCTGGAAGACACGACTCAGCCGTTGGCGGTCATCGCTGCGGAATGCGGCTTCGCTTCGACGGAGCAGTTGCGCCGCGCCTTTCATCGAAATTTCGGTATCGGACCCGCTGAATACCGGGAAAGGTTTTGA
- a CDS encoding rhomboid family intramembrane serine protease, which produces MQIVSDYFKRHEEQAFIAKAFLMILLIILVREYLSGLLSLLFILFPVVFLVYIRFQAAAEGISPYDLLKEHITFIPIMRAEGDRKTEVVPWVTYGIILVNVLIFYLYEAAPWGDIEFIVNNLIFLPREPNLWNCVVSAFSSMFLHARSGHLWGNMIFLWMLGTAVERRIGYSHFALLYLITGLFGGVAFVLSAFIATGEAGHAMGASGAIAGIMGIFAVRCYFKSMIFPIPILGIFSLILPISLKVRLNSLVIIGLFFLADLSGGIGQLSGESASMVGHWAHLGGMISGMILAGFLKLGEGAVEERHLEIGIKAASSKIGFGSGEQSLRQVLEHNPDNVEALLALARIKSKFGTSNEGGELYAKAIGLMAAVNPDEAATIYSEYRKVYQKALPPDILMSLAGVFQRRMELDNASRCLESVIATQPIAPELRLKALAQHAILLDKQGFEDGARRQYETLIREFPHSELALRAYARLGLKPPAHTAEPRPEAQSVPTVRAGDGKLSSSAAVTCPACSSTMQKRRANSGAHSGKLFWVCVGYPQCRGVVPVNETASPIF; this is translated from the coding sequence ATGCAGATAGTGAGTGACTACTTCAAGCGTCATGAGGAACAGGCCTTTATAGCCAAGGCGTTCCTGATGATCCTGCTGATTATCCTGGTGCGCGAATACTTGAGCGGCCTGCTGTCCCTGCTCTTCATCCTCTTTCCGGTCGTATTCCTCGTCTACATCCGTTTCCAGGCAGCCGCTGAAGGGATCAGCCCCTATGACCTGCTCAAGGAGCACATCACTTTCATCCCGATTATGCGTGCCGAAGGAGACCGCAAGACAGAGGTCGTACCCTGGGTCACCTACGGCATCATCCTGGTCAATGTCCTGATCTTCTATCTGTACGAGGCCGCACCGTGGGGCGATATCGAGTTCATCGTCAACAACCTGATCTTTCTCCCCCGCGAACCGAACCTCTGGAACTGCGTGGTCAGCGCCTTCTCTTCCATGTTCCTGCACGCCCGCAGCGGCCATCTCTGGGGCAACATGATTTTTCTCTGGATGCTGGGGACTGCGGTGGAGCGACGCATCGGGTACAGCCATTTCGCCCTGCTCTACCTGATCACCGGGCTGTTCGGCGGTGTGGCCTTTGTGCTGTCCGCCTTCATCGCCACGGGCGAAGCCGGGCACGCCATGGGCGCCTCCGGCGCCATAGCGGGCATCATGGGGATATTCGCGGTGCGCTGCTACTTCAAGAGCATGATCTTCCCCATCCCGATCCTGGGGATATTCTCTTTGATCCTTCCCATCAGCCTCAAGGTCCGACTCAATTCGCTGGTGATCATCGGCCTGTTCTTCCTGGCCGACCTGTCGGGCGGCATTGGCCAGCTGAGCGGAGAGAGCGCCTCGATGGTCGGACACTGGGCCCATCTGGGGGGCATGATCTCGGGCATGATTCTGGCGGGATTTCTCAAGCTGGGGGAGGGCGCCGTGGAGGAACGGCACCTGGAGATCGGCATCAAGGCCGCCAGCTCGAAGATCGGGTTTGGCAGTGGAGAACAATCGCTCCGCCAGGTGCTGGAACATAACCCGGATAACGTCGAGGCGCTGCTTGCTCTGGCACGCATCAAATCGAAGTTCGGCACCAGCAATGAGGGGGGCGAATTGTACGCCAAGGCCATCGGTCTGATGGCAGCCGTCAATCCGGACGAGGCGGCAACCATCTACAGCGAATACCGGAAGGTTTACCAGAAGGCACTGCCCCCGGACATCCTGATGTCCTTGGCCGGCGTTTTTCAGCGCCGTATGGAACTGGATAACGCCAGCCGGTGCCTGGAGTCGGTCATCGCCACCCAGCCGATAGCACCGGAATTACGCCTGAAGGCCTTGGCCCAGCATGCAATTCTGCTCGACAAGCAGGGTTTTGAGGATGGTGCCCGCAGACAATACGAAACCCTGATCAGAGAGTTTCCCCATTCAGAACTTGCACTGAGGGCATATGCCCGCCTGGGGTTGAAGCCTCCCGCCCACACTGCGGAGCCTCGCCCGGAAGCACAGTCCGTTCCGACGGTACGAGCGGGAGATGGTAAACTATCTTCCAGTGCTGCCGTGACCTGTCCGGCATGCAGTTCGACCATGCAGAAACGGCGCGCAAACAGCGGTGCCCACTCCGGAAAGCTTTTCTGGGTGTGCGTGGGGTACCCGCAATGCCGAGGGGTCGTGCCGGTGAATGAGACGGCATCGCCAATTTTTTAA
- the shc gene encoding squalene--hopene cyclase, with protein sequence MFSVIRGGKNHTSDTSGGGPDDARRESVTKSAALLLASRQKEDGHWVFDLEADATIPAEYVMLQRFIGRDLDSETASRLSAYLLERQLPDGGWPLYAVDGDANISASVKAYFALKLLGHDKHAPHMVKARQMILALGGAATCNVFTRITLALFGQVPWHTPPAMPIEIVLLPKWFFFHLSKIAYWSRTVIVPLLILYTKKPVCRLNHSEGIAELFTTPPDMLGHLDRFKHRIWRKNAFIVLDRFLKRTMHLMPAPVRRRALGEAEHWTRARMKGDGGIGAIYPAMANAVMALKTLGCSDTDPDYLRGIEAIDNLMIHRNPAVVSLPANDADAPFAGFDASSAAPELYPAAHLQTAGNLEFSFCQPCNSPVWDTCLSLSALAEAGHAGDACSAEAAIEWLFSQQITTPGDWSRKCPGLECGGWAFQYENALYPDVDDTSKVLMSLFRAGALERPEYGEKIARAVRWVLGMQSADGGWGAFDVDNNHLYLNDIPFADHGALLDPSTADLTGRCIEMLGMLGHGPDYPPIARGIAYLKKEQEEFGGWFGRWGVNYIYGTWSVLSGLHQAGEDMGSPYVRKAVDWLLSCQNSDGGWGETCASYDNPSLAGSGASTASQTAWALLALMAAGEAGHSAVQSGIGYLVQTYDNGWDEQHFTGTGFPRVFYLRYHGYSLFFPVWALGAYARQQHRGETVQNRVREQNTAKLRSMAEGA encoded by the coding sequence ATGTTCAGCGTCATACGTGGCGGCAAAAACCATACAAGCGACACCTCGGGCGGCGGCCCCGACGATGCCCGCCGGGAAAGCGTCACAAAGAGCGCGGCACTGCTGCTTGCCTCACGGCAAAAGGAGGATGGGCACTGGGTGTTCGATCTGGAAGCGGATGCGACCATACCGGCGGAATATGTGATGCTGCAGCGCTTCATCGGCCGGGACCTGGATTCCGAAACTGCTTCACGGCTGTCCGCCTACCTGCTGGAACGGCAGTTGCCGGACGGCGGCTGGCCGCTGTATGCCGTTGACGGCGATGCCAACATCAGCGCCAGCGTAAAGGCATATTTCGCCCTCAAACTGCTCGGACACGACAAGCATGCCCCCCACATGGTGAAGGCACGCCAGATGATCCTGGCCTTGGGAGGGGCTGCAACCTGCAATGTCTTCACCAGGATCACCCTGGCGCTCTTCGGCCAGGTTCCCTGGCACACGCCGCCCGCCATGCCGATCGAGATCGTATTGCTGCCGAAATGGTTCTTCTTCCATTTGAGCAAAATCGCCTACTGGTCCCGGACGGTGATCGTGCCGTTACTGATCCTGTACACCAAGAAGCCGGTCTGCCGGCTGAACCACAGCGAGGGTATCGCGGAACTGTTCACTACGCCGCCGGATATGCTCGGCCATCTGGACAGATTCAAGCACCGGATCTGGCGCAAGAACGCCTTCATCGTGCTGGACAGGTTTCTCAAACGCACCATGCATCTGATGCCCGCACCTGTCCGAAGGCGCGCCCTGGGTGAAGCGGAGCACTGGACCCGGGCCAGGATGAAGGGGGATGGCGGCATCGGTGCCATTTATCCCGCCATGGCCAATGCCGTCATGGCGCTGAAAACCCTGGGGTGCAGCGATACGGACCCGGATTATCTGCGCGGTATTGAAGCCATCGACAACCTGATGATCCACAGAAACCCCGCTGTTGTCAGTCTGCCCGCAAATGATGCCGACGCTCCCTTTGCCGGCTTCGATGCATCGTCCGCAGCGCCCGAGCTGTATCCCGCCGCGCACCTGCAGACAGCGGGGAATCTGGAGTTCAGCTTCTGCCAACCATGCAATTCTCCGGTCTGGGATACGTGTCTGAGCCTTTCGGCACTGGCCGAAGCGGGCCATGCCGGCGATGCCTGTTCAGCGGAAGCAGCCATTGAGTGGCTGTTCAGCCAGCAAATCACCACGCCGGGCGACTGGTCCCGCAAATGTCCCGGATTGGAGTGCGGAGGTTGGGCCTTCCAGTATGAGAACGCCCTGTATCCCGATGTGGACGACACCTCCAAGGTGCTGATGAGCCTGTTCCGGGCCGGAGCGCTGGAACGGCCGGAATACGGGGAGAAGATTGCCAGGGCGGTGCGATGGGTGCTGGGCATGCAGAGTGCGGACGGCGGATGGGGCGCCTTTGATGTGGATAACAACCATCTCTATCTCAACGACATACCGTTTGCCGATCACGGCGCGCTGCTCGATCCGAGCACGGCCGACCTGACCGGCAGGTGCATCGAGATGTTGGGAATGCTGGGGCATGGCCCCGATTATCCGCCGATAGCCCGGGGCATCGCTTACCTGAAGAAGGAGCAGGAGGAGTTTGGCGGCTGGTTCGGGCGCTGGGGAGTGAACTATATCTACGGTACCTGGTCGGTGCTGTCCGGGCTGCATCAGGCCGGGGAGGACATGGGCAGCCCCTATGTCAGGAAAGCCGTGGACTGGCTGCTCTCATGCCAAAACAGCGACGGCGGATGGGGCGAGACCTGCGCCAGTTACGACAATCCCTCGCTTGCGGGAAGCGGCGCCAGCACCGCCTCGCAGACCGCCTGGGCCTTGTTGGCGCTCATGGCGGCCGGCGAAGCCGGTCACTCCGCGGTGCAATCAGGGATCGGATACCTAGTTCAGACCTATGACAATGGCTGGGATGAGCAGCATTTCACCGGAACCGGATTCCCGCGGGTGTTCTATCTGCGGTACCACGGGTATAGCCTGTTTTTCCCGGTCTGGGCTTTGGGAGCCTACGCACGGCAACAGCATCGGGGCGAGACGGTTCAGAACCGGGTCCGCGAGCAGAACACCGCCAAGTTGCGGAGTATGGCCGAAGGTGCGTAA
- a CDS encoding ChaN family lipoprotein: protein MHSIHHSVITCIFLIAACVTAQAAQFAGVSDKKAVNLADVVSNVASADVIFIGEVHNNTQHHQAQLDVLRSLQAKKLPLAIGLEMFTPEDQQKLDDWTGGTLDEESFMAVFSRNWSYGWPLYRDLFVFARDNRIPLIALNTPKPVISRLIAQGRATLQESEIPPKISWTLNKSQSDYMSTIARQVFGDKAPDTFAARLCESQALRNSGMAWNIARYKRKHAADKVVVLAGTWHAVKNGVPEQLSAYGKLTYKVILPELNEFNRENASDREADYLILK, encoded by the coding sequence ATGCACTCCATTCACCATTCGGTAATCACATGCATATTTTTAATTGCTGCGTGCGTTACCGCCCAGGCGGCTCAGTTTGCCGGAGTAAGCGACAAAAAGGCAGTCAATCTGGCGGATGTCGTGAGCAACGTAGCATCGGCCGACGTCATCTTTATCGGAGAGGTGCATAACAATACCCAGCATCACCAGGCACAGCTCGATGTTCTTCGCAGCCTGCAGGCGAAGAAATTGCCCCTGGCAATAGGGCTGGAAATGTTCACCCCGGAGGACCAGCAAAAACTTGATGACTGGACCGGGGGCACACTGGACGAGGAAAGTTTTATGGCAGTCTTCTCCAGGAACTGGTCCTACGGATGGCCACTGTACCGGGATCTGTTTGTTTTCGCCCGCGACAACCGTATTCCACTGATCGCACTCAATACGCCCAAGCCTGTAATTTCAAGACTTATTGCACAGGGGAGGGCGACGCTGCAGGAAAGCGAGATCCCGCCGAAAATCTCCTGGACGCTGAACAAATCTCAGTCGGATTACATGAGCACCATTGCCAGGCAGGTTTTTGGCGACAAAGCCCCGGATACATTCGCAGCCCGCCTGTGTGAGTCCCAGGCCTTACGGAACAGTGGGATGGCATGGAATATTGCCAGGTACAAGCGAAAGCATGCAGCGGATAAAGTCGTGGTGCTTGCGGGGACGTGGCATGCGGTGAAGAACGGGGTTCCCGAACAGCTCTCCGCCTACGGCAAGCTCACCTATAAGGTGATCCTGCCGGAGTTGAATGAGTTCAATCGGGAAAATGCCAGTGACAGAGAAGCGGATTATTTGATCCTGAAATAG